aaaacaaaagcactcgtAAACTCCATCATTCAGACCGCAAAGCGGACGAAGTAAGctaagtgtgttttttttaaatgtaatagcTGGCTGTAATAAAAATAACTGGGAGCAAGGACACATCTGGAGTTCTGTCGGACAGACCTGAAGTCGCAGGTTTGATTCACATTCTTCTGCCAGTTTAGTTTGTAAATCCAACTGCTCCCCTCGTTGTTCCAGCTGCTCCCCTCGTTGTTCCAGCTGCTCCCCTCGTTGTTCCAACTGCTCCCCTCGTTGTTCCAGCTGCTCCCCTCGTTGTTCCAGCTGCTCCCCTCGTTGTTCCAACTGCTCCCCTCGTTGTTACAGCTGCTCCCCTCGTTGTTCCAGCTGCTCCCCTCGTTGTTCCAACTGCTCCCCTCGTTGTTCCAACTGCTCCCCTCGTTGTTCCAACTGTTCCCCTCGTTGTTCCAACTGCTCCCCTTGCACATCAGGCTCGTGTTGAATATCCAGCGCTGCAGCCCTCTCGATTAAAGCCGCCCTTTCTGCCTGGGCTTTCATTCGAGCAGAAGAGGTAGATGGTGCATGTGATGAACCAGTTTTGTGTTTTGACTGAGGGTGTGATGTTTTTGAAACGCTGTCATCAGGTCCGATGTCCTCCGAGTCCGCCCTCAGATAACCACACATTTACATCTTGCATAAATCCATCAAATATTTGCATCTTTCCTTGCAGCCACTGCCTTTCCATTTCTTCTTCAGGGTCAGTAAATGATTTATGAATTTCCTTTAATTCATCACACAACTTCATAAAGTCAACCAAATGGTAACTGCATTTCCTTTGCATTGTCTTTAGAGTTCATACGCTATTTCAGTCTTTGCATTCACTTCTTTACTTGTTTGTAGCTGAAGTTTCTTGCTTTTTGACAGTTTACAAAGAACAATTCCAATCCTTTGGCAGTGTGAGTGATAAtccttttctctctcacagATTGCAGTCCAACAGCGCCATCTTGTGACGTGACGTCAGATTTCACAGACATGATTAATGTTCACTGTTCCTTTAAGTTTCGTTTTCTCTTCTCCGTTAGCGACAGCGCGCTGTTTCAAACAGCTGACATCGTTGcagcattaaaaccatttactAAGCCATTGTCCAATACAGCTTAATGTCTCCTATACAATCCTCTTATCCTGCCGCACAGTGCACATACCCGGCCGCTTTCCCAGTCTTGGCTCTCAGCCTCTCCGGTGAgcgcaggtgggaacaatctccAGCTGATTGTGGCATGTGCAGCTGATCCGAGATGACGATGTCGATTGTGCAATAATCCAATTGTTTGTTTCCGGTGAAAACGATCCTTAATCCATGTGAAGTGATTCTTATTGTCCAGTTTCACTCATAGAGTGCGATTCCACTTAATGTAATGGCAATTTTCTTTTCCTATGTCCTATATATTTTTGCCATTACTTCACAGAAGGGCTGAAGAGCGATCCAGACGCAGACAGATGACCGGATCCTTAGGTGCAGTTTGAACCCTTCATCCGTGCATTTGAAAGAGGAATAGAGCGGAAAACTGATGATGTGACTGCTAAACATAtatccccaatctgatcaatgatgacatgtatagccgcatgtcatcatttcagctggttgtcttggtggtgcccagcacacaatgtgggcttcgtaaataattggacagccttctggggagaacctggtctgattaagagagacggcattcaccctactttggaaggtgcagatctcattctcaaacatttcagggctttgtggacttaatccatgacaaactggagttgagaccaggaggcggagtcgcagtcttacacgcttctctgcgctctctcctaggcagtcacccataggaatcccgaacccaataaaatacccaatattagcggtgtgtgtgtgtgtgtgtgtgtgtgtgtgtgtgtgtgtgtgtgtgtgtgtgtgtgtgtgtgtgtgtgtgtgtgtgtgtgtgtgtgtgtgtgtgtgtgtgtgtgtgtgtgtgtgtgtgtgtgtgtgtgtgtgtgtgtgtgtgtgtgtgtgtgtgtgtgtgtgtgtgtatctgcccaaggacaattgaaggtaaaacctaatagaggtgtcatacataataacctaataaaagtaaatgtaacaactactacagtgcaacaaaacaggaagattaaatgtggtctcttaaacataagatctctagcatctaaagcaatattggtaaatgatttaatatcagattataatattgatatatgctgtctcactgaaacttggttgagacatgaagaacatgtcagcataaatgaggccactccacccagccatgtcaacactcatattgctcgaggcacgggccgaggaggtggagttgcagcaatctttgactcaagtttacttatcaatactaaaccaaaatgtaattatacctcttttgaaagcctcgtttttagtcttacgcatccgacctggaacactttgcagccaatcttatttgttacagtgtaccgtgcaccaggtccttattcagaattcttatcagaactctctgagtttttatcaactttggttcttaaaacagacaaagtaattatcataggtgactttaatattcatgttgacgatgataaaagggttagggttaggaaaaGGAAAATATACTGATATAGAATAAATAATAAGCTGAACTTTATTTGTTGGAAGGAGTATTTAATCTAATGGCTCTGAGAGGGAAAGGAAACCCAACACAACAAACCCTCataatgaaatacaagtgttcCTGTAAGGCAGGTTTATTTAAAGCACCTCCAACACGAGGCGATTCAAAGTGCGTCACACAACTGAAGACATGAGGACATGATGCAGCAGGTCATTCAGAAGCAGAGGCACTCAAACAAACATGAAACCAGCTGATATAGAACAGCTCCGGTCTTCACCACATGAATAACAGCGACTGTGCATCGTGAGGTGAGCAGAGTTCAGTGCAAAGCAAACAGGgagtcttcagtctggattcaaaaggacctgcaggtttctgggctttggtccagatatttggagagTAATAACTAAGATAATGTTTAAGAGTTTATACGCAGAGTTATTTAATGTAACTGTAAACTAGGCTCAGCGTCCACTCGTCAATAAGTCAATAAAGATCCTGGAGGTGATTTTCTGCAAGATGTCTATCAAATAAACAATGTTCCAACTTCTACATGTGGTGATGTACATTTAATACATAACTCACTGTTGAAGTGTTTGGGATAAATCCTGAATGAATTCACTGACTTCAGAAGTTTAGTTTTCCTGAAATGTGAAAGAAAATGGAATTACAACTTTCTAATTGTTTAACTTTAGTATACGTTTTCTTTGTGTCTGCATATCTTATTCGTACTGAGCATTAGCTGCTAATGCTAATTGTGGTGGCGTTTTAATCCTTGTCTACAATTTAATAGCCACCTCTATCGGGGTTGTGGGTTTTGACACGCCTCTCTTTGTTTTCAAACAACTCAGCGGAGATCGTAGTTGAATCAGATGCGCTGTATTCCTTGATCCACACGGTACATCCAGGAGGACACATGTCTTCGCTTCATAGTAACTCAAAGTTTATCTCCaacagaacaaaaaaaaaaaggtcaaaAGACTTTTCCATTTCCCCATCTCATCAACATCAGCTGTGTCCTATCAATCTACCATATATAGGCATACAGCCGTGCACGTGATACTGACGCACGTAACAAATAAGTGAGCCTtcaattaatacattttaaaccatAGTATGACTCACAAAAATACCTTTAGACGGTGAGTTTAATCTAATTTATATTATCATCAAGCCTAAACTATCAGACAATAATAAGTCAATGAAAATGGCTCCAACACTAACAGAACACTGCTTCAGAAATAAAGGGAATAATATTGCATGTGCACGATATCAGTCAATACATGATTACACTGAGTTAAAAACATGGCGTTCCTCAGGGAAGCGTTCTGGGTCCTCCACTGTTTCAGAACTGATGCTCCGTGGTGACAGCAGACATGACATCATCGTAGTCATCGTCCAATCCCTGCTCAGCGTGGGTGGGCGGAGTCGGGTCACTTCCTGTTGTCAGAAGGAACATGTAGAAAAGGTATTAAGAGTTTTGGTGGATATTAAATCCCTTTAGATCAGGGGGGTCCAAACTGTTTTCACGAGGGCCGCATACAGAAAGATATACGAAGGGTGGGCCGCTCTCTCGAGGTTTATTACCTCGTAAGTTCAGTCAGTAAAaccaatcaaatgtaggtaaatgGTGCTGTGAGGGTTTAGCTCATCCCTTAAAGCAGATCCTCAGAGTGATTATAACAAGAGGAAATATGAAGgtttatttcaagcttgttacggaaataagtcattgggcttttttcttatcaactaagatttgttagaaaatgtttccaacttgaatTGAATGAATCTATTTGAAAAGTGGTctcattaacacatgaatactactgtgtactgtatgtttacatttatatttaagaagtacaacatAAGACAAGCACACGTTTCATTTGTGGGCaatattccattatactttttgaatttgctgagggccgattcaaaaagGTCCGCGGGCAGCATTTGGTCcctgggccgtagtttggacacccctgagtTAGATGTGCAAGCTGAGAGAAGTTACCTCTGGCCCTCTCTCGATATATAGACACCATGAGGAAAGTGGAGATGCAGTACGGGCAGAAAACCACCAGGTGGCAGATCACCCTGAACacaaggtggagggaggaggcaggaGGTGCAGAGGAGGCTGTGGGCGGGTCCATGGtcgtggagaaggaggaggtggGCGGCCTTGTGGTCGTAGGAGGTTTTCCTGCAGAGAGCATCACACCTGGTCAGGTGAACATCTGAAGCAACGAGTCCTGAAACCAAAGCAAAGCTCCTCACCTGAGACAGACAGCCGGCTCCATGCAGACTCTTTACCCTGGAAGCTACACTTGTAGAGGCCTTCATCAGACCTGGAGACATGGAGGAGGGTCATGTGACCATCAGGCTCAGTCCTGATGGAGACGCCATCTTTGTAGAATTCAGCAAGGAGGTTGTCGGCCATCTTTGTTCTGCAGGTCAGAGTGACGTCATCTCCCTCCGTCGCAGGGAGGGCAGGACTCTGCAGGATCACCGCTGTATGTGAACACGGAGCGAGATGGAGAATGAAGGTGATAAATACATTACAAATGTCAGAGATTATTAATGAACCCACTACCTGCCAAGTGTAATGATTGGTTCTCagggacagtgtgtgtgttttcttgtTCATATGTACATATCAGGACCAACTGGAGTCGTAGAACTTAAGAGGACACTTTAAAAAAGTGAATTTTCTCTTAAATTAGGTTAATAtagaacaaaataaaatgtccCTAAAGTATGAGACTGTACTGAGGAGTATTTTAGTGGatgatagtgtgtgtgagaatgtgtgTTCTGCACCCTGTGGTTAGCACAGCTTCCTCTTTCTGATGAACTTCTTAGAGTGTTTTTAGTATTGATGAGGAAACAGAGAGGCTGATCTTACCGGAGACGGTGATGGTGATGCTGTCACTGGTGGATCCCCCTGTGGACTCACACCAGTACTCTCCACTGTCCCTTGGCACCATGGAGCTGACGTTACAGGAGGAACCAGCACGTGTTCCCCAGTCGACTCCACACTCAGTTCTTATTTCCATGCTCGTGTTTCTCCTCACAGTCCATCCCTCAGAGGCGTCCTCACATCTCAGAGAGACACGTTCTCCTGCAAACACCTGAGAGCTGCTGGGAGTCACCGTCAGACGAGCTGCAGGGAGGAAGAGTTATAAAacactgaagaagaagaagaagaagaagaagaagaagaagaagaagaagaagaagaagaagaagaagaagaagaagccacTGATAGGTTCACTGATGACTCTAACATGCATAGTTCAGTGTGAGGACAGAAGAGAGATCAGTGACTCTGACACTAAGTGGTGCATCAGGTGGACAGAGACTCAGCTCTGAGTGAGAGACGGAGGAAGTGTACTGACCTTGGTGAGTGAGAGACGGAGGAAGTGTACTGACCTTGGTGAGTGAGAGACGGAGGAAGTGTACTGACCTTGGTGAGTGGAGCCGCTCAGCAGGGAGGTGAGCACTGAGGAGAAACCACAGGGTGAGCTTACTGCGACACACAGGACACTTCCACAGGTCTGGATGCTGCTCTTAGAACACATGCATGTAGTGCAAAGTTAGCACGAGCCAGACTGGATAGAAGTTGAGGAAATACCAGACTTTCTTTCAGCACTTGAATGCACCACAACAATCATCTGAGTGCAGTTCCTCCTGAACGAAGCAGACAGGAAAGAGAGGTCCATCTCCCGGACTCTGGATGCTTGTTGTGCAGCTCAGTGGACTCTCACATGTGTTCTGATGTCTGAACGTCTTCCCTCATGCTAACAGTATAAAGATTGTACTTACAGACGAGGCGTTGAAGACTTGTTGGATCCATTGTACCTCTTTGTGATGTGGCATCAAACTGTTTCTCTGACAGGAGCCCACACAGCGTTTCCTTCCTGTCACCGCTTCCTCCAACCACTCTGAACACCTTTTGAAACACATCTCGAACCCTTCAGGTGATCAGTGGTACTCTTAGCTGCAAGGCTTCTGcggttaatacaaatatatagctTCCACTCAAGTTAGACTCAGAGAATGCTCTCTCAGTCGGAGTGAACACGACAACACAAGAGGCACAACTCAACAAAAAAGCGTTTATTGAAGCAAACTAAGATTCTCTTTATGTTTCTGTTTGATGATAAACgttaaataattgtaataattgtGTCGGCATCTTCCCCACAGGTTGACCACCTCTGTCTCTGAATGGGCTGCAACATGGGAATTGTAGTCTTGTATTCACCGTGCAGTGCACGAGGTCGCCACTAGATGGCGATATGACTTTGACCAGAACAAAAGCCTGGCTCTCACACTTCCTCTTATTATAATAATGTAAAATGATCTTAATAATAAACAACACTTTTCATATTAAAAGTGTTTTTGTGTATATAAGTCTTAACATTCATGGATCATACAtaatccgtgtatctaccgtcTAATTGATTTCTTTATTAAAAcacgtaaacggaagagcgtctgagaggcgtctttgctttttaccttactaaatggtctaatgagGGTTGGGTTAGCGAGGGGTGGGGCCAAACTCACGGaattgatttcaaaacaaaagcactcgCAAACTCCATCATTCAGACCGCGGACAGACCTGAAGTCGCAGGTTTGATTCACATTTTTCTGCCAGTTTAGTTTGTAAATCCAACTGCTCCCCTTGTTGTTCCAGCTGCTCCCCTTGTTGTTCCAATTGCTCCCCTTGTTGTTCCAGCTGCTCCCCTTGTTGTTCCAGCTGCTCCCCTTGTTGTTCCAATTGCTCCCCTTGTTGTTCCAGCTGCTCCCCTTGTTGTTCCAGCTGCTCCCCTTGTTGTTCCAACTGCTCCCCTTGTTGTTCCAACTGCTCCCCTTGTTGTTCCAACTGCTCCCCTCGTTGTTCCAACTGCTCCCCTCGTTGTTCCAACTGCTCCCCTCGTTGTTCCAACTTCTCCCCTCGTTGTTCCAACTGCTCCCCTCGTTGTTCCAACTGCTCCCCTCGTTGTTCCAACTTCTCCCCTCGTTGTTCCAACTGCTCCCCTCGTTGTTCCAGCTGCTCCCCTCGTTGTTCCAACTGCTCCCCTCGTTGTTCCAACTGCTCCCCTCGTTGTTCCAACTGCTCCCCTCGTTGTTCCAACTGCTCCCCTCGTTGTTCCAGCTGCTCCCTTTGTTGTTCCAACTGCTCCCGTTGTTGTTCCAGCTGATCCCCTTGTTGTTCCAACTGCTCCCCTTGTTGTTCCAACTGCTCCCCTTGTTGTTCCAACCGCTCCCCTTGTTGTTCCAACCGCTCCCCTTGGTGTTCCAACCGCTCCCCTTGTTGTTCCAACCGCTCCCCTTGTTGTTCCAGCCGCTCCCTTTGTTGTTCCAACCGCTCCCCTTGTTGTTCCAACCGCTCCCCTTGTTGTTCCAGCTGCTCCCCTTGTTGTTCCAGCTGCTCCCCTTGTTGTTCCAGCTGCTCCCCTTGTTGTTCCAACTGTTCCCCTTGTTGTTCCAACTGCTCCCCTTGTTGTTCCAACTGCTCCCCTTGTTGTTCCAACCGCTCCCCTTGTTGTTCCAGCCGCTCCCTTTGTTGTTCCAACTGCTCCCCTTGTTGTTCCAACTGCTCCCCTTGTTGTTCCAGTTGCTCCCCTTGTTGTTCCAACTGCTCCCCTTGTTGTTCCAACTGCTCCCCTTGTTGTTCCAACTGCTCCCCTTGTTGTTCCAACTGCTCTCCTTGTTGTTCCAACCGCTCCCCTTGTTGTTCCAACTGCTCCCCTTGTTGTTCCAGCTGCTCCCCTTGTTGTTCCAACTGCTCCCCTTGTTGTTCCAACTGCTCCCTTTGTTGTTCCAACTGCTCCCCTTGTTGTTCCAGCTGCTCCCCTTGTTGTTCCAACTGTTCCCCTTGTTGTTCCAACTGCTCCCCTTGTTGTTCCAACCGCTCCCCTTGTTGTTCCAACCGCTCCCCTTGGTGTTCCAACCGCTCCCCTTGTTGTTCCAACTGCTCCCCTTGTTGTTCCAGCTGCTCCCTTTGTTGTTCCAACTGCTCCCCTTGTTGTTCCAACTGCTCCCCTTGTTGTTCCAACCGCTCCCCTTGTTGTTCCAGCCGCTCCCTTTGTTGTTCCAACTGCTCCCCTTGTTGTTCCAACTGCTCCCCTTGTTGTTCCAGCTGCTCCCCTTGTTGTTCCAACTGCTCCCCTTGTTGTTCCAACTGCTCCCCTTGTTGTTCCAGCTGCTCCCCTTGTTGTTCCAACTGCTCCCCTTGTTGTTCCAACTGCTCCCCTCGTTGTTCCAACTGCTCCCCTCGTTGTTCCAACTGCTCCCCTCGTTGTTCCAACTGCTCCCCTTGTTGTTCCAACTGCTCCCCTCGTTGTTCCAACTGCTCCCCTTGTTGTTCCAACTGCTCCCCTCGTTGTTCCAACTGCTCCCCTCGTTGTTCCAACTGCTCCCCTTGTTGTTCCAACTGCTCCCCTTGTTGTTCCAACTGTTGtttctcaaacaagcctactattATCATCAAGGGgaaacaaggtgaatttagcgatcacaatgTTTCAAACTCATTGGTTTCTCAGCGTCTCTGTAAAGTCTGtgtttcactctctccactaaacggctctcccccccctccctccctgtgagcccagtgcgctccgattggtcgggaccagtcgggacgttgtgcatcgcgctgagctccgtggaggtgtggtttccttgtttagcgaaacacagccaaactcaccctgagcacacacaaagtcacagccgaagtaaaagcaataagtgtggcttgatgttGAGAAGAGAAAGGTTGATGAACGCtgtgaggatgggtctgagagaggatgggtcagagagaggatgggtctgagagaggatgggtctgcagagaggatgggtctgcagagaggatgggtctgagagaggatgggtctgcagagaggatgggtcagagagaggatgggtctgagagaggatgggtcagagagaggatgggtctgagagaggatgggtctgagagaggatgggtctgagagaggatgggtcagagagaggatgggtctgagagaggatgggtctgagagaggatgggtctgagagaggacgggtctgagagaggatgggtctgagagaggatgggtctgagagaggatgggtctgagagaggatgggtctgagagaggatgggtctgagagaggatgggtctgagagaggatgggtctgagagaggatgggtctgagagagaggatgggtcagagagaggatgggtctgcagagaggatgggtctgagagagagaggatgggtctgagagaggatgggtctgagagaggatgggtctgagagagaggatgggtcagagagaggatgggtctgcagagaggatgggtctgagagagagaggatgggtctgagagaggatgggtctgagagaggatgggtctgagagaggatgggtcagagagaggatgggtctgagagaggatgggtctgagagaggatgggtctgagagaggatgggtctgagagagagaggatgggtcagagagaggatgggtctgagagaggatgggtctgagagaggatgggtctgagagagagaggacgggtctgagagaggatgggtctgagagagaggacgggtctgagagaggatgggtctgcagagaggatgggtcagagagaggatgggtcagagagaggatgggtctgtagagaggatgggtcagagagaggatgggtctgagagaggatgggtctgagagagagaggatgggt
The genomic region above belongs to Pseudochaenichthys georgianus unplaced genomic scaffold, fPseGeo1.2 scaffold_2251_arrow_ctg1, whole genome shotgun sequence and contains:
- the LOC117441984 gene encoding Fc receptor-like B, which gives rise to MDPTSLQRLVLLTSLLSGSTHQARLTVTPSSSQVFAGERVSLRCEDASEGWTVRRNTSMEIRTECGVDWGTRAGSSCNVSSMVPRDSGEYWCESTGGSTSDSITITVSAVILQSPALPATEGDDVTLTCRTKMADNLLAEFYKDGVSIRTEPDGHMTLLHVSRSDEGLYKCSFQGKESAWSRLSVSGKPPTTTRPPTSSFSTTMDPPTASSAPPASSLHLVFRVICHLVVFCPYCISTFLMVSIYRERARGSDPTPPTHAEQGLDDDYDDVMSAVTTEHQF
- the LOC139433357 gene encoding golgin subfamily A member 6-like protein 22, which produces MIIVGLFEKQQLEQQGEQLEQQGEQLEQRGEQLEQRGEQLEQQGEQLEQRGEQLEQQGEQLEQRGEQLEQRGEQLEQRGEQLEQQGEQLEQQGEQLEQQGEQLEQQGEQLEQQGEQLEQQGEQLEQQGEQLEQQRERLEQQGERLEQQGEQLEQQGEQLEQQREQLEQQGEQLEQQGERLEHQGERLEQQGERLEQQGEQLEQQGEQLEQQGEQLEQQGEQLEQQREQLEQQGEQLEQQGEQLEQQGEQLEQQGERLEQQGEQLEQQGEQLEQQGEQLEQQGEQLEQQGEQLEQQGEQLEQQGEQLEQQRERLEQQGERLEQQGEQLEQQGEQLEQQGEQLEQQGEQLEQQGEQLEQQGEQLEQQGERLEQQGERLEQQRERLEQQGERLEQQGERLEHQGERLEQQGERLEQQGEQLEQQGEQLEQQGDQLEQQREQLEQQREQLEQRGEQLEQRGEQLEQRGEQLEQRGEQLEQRGEQLEQRGEQLEQRGEKLEQRGEQLEQRGEQLEQRGEKLEQRGEQLEQRGEQLEQRGEQLEQQGEQLEQQGEQLEQQGEQLEQQGEQLEQQGEQLEQQGEQLEQQGEQLEQQGEQLEQQGEQLEQQGEQLDLQTKLAEKCESNLRLQVCPRSE